Proteins from a genomic interval of Actinoalloteichus hymeniacidonis:
- a CDS encoding Hsp70 family protein codes for MRELAVDFGTSNTVAGFRAAPGGPTRLVNIDGWPMLPSAVWLSQEGNPVVGRDAERQARLDPSRYEPNPKRRIDDGEVLLGTHVVPVVDLIAAVLRRVAEEARRQLGGEPDVVLLSHPAGWHRLRRETLCAAARAAGWSGTLRLVAEPVAAAAHFAGLEQLHGGLTPGRALAVFDMGGGTTDAAVVLRTENGGWRVLAEAGLGDSGGIDIDQALLEQVRSVVGPDRSEWAELIRPTTSANRRAARTLTDDVRAGKEALSRYAQTDIPLPAPLPDAHVTRAELETLVRPQLDRAVAMLAATITGSRLSPGSLAGVFLVGGASRMPLIARLISERTGVLPTAVESPESSVVLGALALPPGPESAEPGDRPPTRPQAVLPPPGPIPQSPPHGLPQLPLPPTHPQGVPVESAGRMPPNPDAADSFVTVGPTHVMQAPGPRRRAPAPLSIALAVFGVVAAAVAVVVVLVTMQTNRANTTRDVVGDAGLGTEPTQSDGTEVLDDGGSDGSDVPDGGDPDEYDGPTTTTDDVDADGHGAAFGAAAGLLEFAGVAVERADGCENVGDDPALALFVDTAVRCSYVTEDGHFEAYFYQGEACDLIWSGALGEAADTGRWSGAGMTGDWRAQRGAMAPTEHLLYRPDDAGDICGEATHLESEERTSAEVVAFWESTTSPGS; via the coding sequence GTGCGAGAGCTCGCCGTCGACTTCGGCACCTCGAACACCGTCGCGGGTTTCCGTGCCGCACCCGGCGGGCCGACTCGATTGGTGAACATCGACGGCTGGCCCATGCTGCCCTCCGCCGTGTGGTTGTCCCAGGAGGGAAACCCGGTCGTCGGCCGCGATGCCGAACGGCAGGCACGGTTGGACCCCAGTCGGTACGAGCCCAATCCGAAACGGCGAATCGACGACGGTGAGGTGCTGTTGGGCACCCACGTCGTCCCGGTCGTCGACCTGATCGCCGCAGTGCTGCGCCGCGTCGCCGAAGAAGCGCGCCGTCAACTCGGCGGTGAACCCGACGTCGTCCTGTTGTCGCATCCCGCAGGCTGGCATCGTCTTCGGCGCGAGACCCTGTGCGCCGCCGCCCGCGCGGCGGGCTGGTCGGGGACGCTGCGCCTGGTGGCCGAACCGGTGGCCGCCGCCGCGCACTTCGCCGGCCTCGAACAGCTGCACGGCGGCTTGACCCCTGGGCGAGCGCTGGCCGTCTTCGATATGGGCGGCGGCACCACCGACGCCGCCGTCGTCTTGCGCACCGAGAACGGCGGCTGGCGGGTGCTGGCCGAGGCGGGCCTGGGCGACAGCGGCGGTATCGACATCGATCAGGCGCTGTTAGAACAGGTGCGGTCCGTGGTGGGCCCGGATCGTTCGGAATGGGCGGAGCTGATTCGCCCGACCACCTCCGCCAACAGACGAGCGGCCCGGACACTGACCGACGATGTGCGGGCGGGCAAGGAAGCCCTCTCGCGGTATGCCCAGACCGACATCCCGCTGCCTGCCCCGTTACCGGACGCGCATGTGACCCGCGCCGAACTGGAGACGCTGGTCCGACCGCAGCTGGATCGGGCGGTGGCCATGCTCGCCGCCACCATCACCGGTTCTCGCCTGTCCCCGGGATCGCTGGCCGGGGTGTTCCTGGTCGGCGGGGCCAGCCGGATGCCGCTGATCGCGCGACTGATCTCCGAACGGACCGGGGTGCTCCCGACCGCGGTCGAATCGCCGGAGAGCAGCGTGGTGCTCGGCGCGTTGGCGCTGCCACCCGGCCCGGAGTCCGCAGAGCCCGGCGATCGGCCGCCGACTCGGCCACAGGCAGTGCTGCCGCCGCCCGGACCGATCCCTCAGAGCCCGCCCCACGGACTCCCGCAGCTCCCGTTGCCCCCGACCCATCCGCAGGGCGTCCCGGTGGAGTCCGCCGGGCGGATGCCGCCCAACCCCGATGCCGCCGACTCGTTCGTCACGGTCGGGCCGACCCATGTGATGCAGGCGCCGGGCCCCCGCCGCCGTGCTCCCGCACCGTTGTCCATCGCGCTGGCCGTGTTCGGGGTCGTCGCCGCAGCGGTGGCGGTGGTCGTGGTGCTGGTGACCATGCAGACCAACCGGGCGAACACCACCCGGGATGTGGTGGGCGACGCCGGCCTGGGCACCGAGCCGACCCAGTCGGACGGCACCGAGGTCCTCGACGATGGTGGGTCGGACGGCTCAGATGTGCCCGACGGCGGCGACCCGGACGAGTACGACGGCCCGACCACGACCACGGACGACGTCGATGCCGATGGCCACGGCGCCGCGTTCGGTGCGGCGGCAGGCTTGTTGGAGTTCGCCGGGGTGGCCGTGGAGCGGGCGGACGGCTGCGAGAACGTCGGCGACGACCCGGCGCTCGCCCTGTTCGTGGACACGGCCGTTCGCTGTAGCTACGTCACCGAGGACGGGCACTTCGAGGCCTACTTCTACCAGGGCGAGGCCTGCGATCTGATCTGGAGCGGCGCCCTGGGCGAGGCCGCCGATACCGGTCGATGGTCCGGCGCCGGTATGACGGGCGACTGGCGTGCTCAGCGGGGCGCCATGGCCCCGACCGAGCACCTGCTCTACCGGCCGGACGACGCGGGCGACATCTGCGGCGAGGCCACCCACCTGGAGAGCGAGGAACGGACTTCGGCGGAGGTCGTGGCCTTCTGGGAGTCGACGACCTCGCCAGGTAGTTGA
- a CDS encoding ABC transporter ATP-binding protein: MIEASGLTKRYAKTVAVDDLSFSVRPGTVTGFLGPNGAGKSTTMRMILGLDRPTQGEVRIDGKHYRDLARPLNKVGALLDAKWVHPNRSARAHLSWLAKSNRLPARRVDEVLDIVGLDGVAGKRAGGFSLGMSQRLGIAAALLGDPEILLFDEPVNGLDPEGILWIRTLMQGLAAEGRTVLVSSHLLSEMALTAEELVVIGRGKLIAQCSTSEFVEQAGEATVLVRTPQAGRLLTLLRSSRIEAAASAEDTGAITVTGGSSEQVGEIAAGAGIVLHELTTKRGSLEEAFLSLTDDAVQYQSRGAAAATTQGEALLAEGLATRLNGSDPREDASNRARAARREATR, from the coding sequence ATGATCGAGGCGAGCGGCCTCACGAAGCGATACGCCAAGACCGTGGCGGTGGACGACCTGAGCTTCAGCGTCCGTCCGGGCACGGTGACCGGATTCCTCGGTCCCAACGGCGCGGGCAAGTCGACGACCATGCGGATGATCCTGGGACTCGACCGCCCGACCCAGGGCGAGGTGCGGATCGATGGAAAGCACTACCGAGACCTGGCCAGACCACTGAACAAGGTGGGGGCCTTACTGGACGCCAAATGGGTGCACCCCAACCGGTCGGCCCGGGCTCACCTGAGCTGGCTGGCGAAGTCCAACCGCCTGCCGGCCAGGCGGGTCGACGAGGTGCTGGACATCGTCGGTCTGGACGGGGTGGCGGGCAAGCGGGCGGGCGGCTTCTCGCTCGGGATGTCGCAGCGACTCGGAATCGCCGCAGCGCTGCTGGGCGATCCGGAGATCCTGCTCTTCGATGAGCCCGTCAACGGACTCGACCCGGAGGGCATCCTCTGGATCCGGACCCTGATGCAGGGTCTGGCGGCCGAGGGGCGCACCGTCCTGGTCTCCAGCCACCTGCTCTCCGAGATGGCACTGACCGCCGAGGAACTGGTGGTGATCGGGCGAGGGAAGCTGATCGCCCAGTGCAGCACCTCGGAATTCGTCGAACAGGCAGGTGAGGCGACCGTCCTGGTCCGCACCCCGCAGGCCGGGCGACTGCTGACGTTGCTGCGCTCCAGTCGGATCGAGGCCGCCGCGTCGGCCGAGGACACCGGCGCCATCACCGTCACGGGCGGCAGCAGTGAGCAGGTCGGCGAGATCGCGGCGGGTGCAGGCATCGTGCTGCACGAGTTGACCACCAAGCGCGGTTCGTTGGAGGAGGCGTTCCTCTCCCTCACCGACGACGCAGTCCAGTACCAATCCCGAGGCGCTGCCGCCGCGACCACCCAGGGCGAGGCCCTTCTCGCGGAGGGGCTGGCCACCCGACTCAACGGTTCGGATCCACGTGAAGACGCGAGCAACCGGGCCCGCGCAGCACGACGGGAGGCAACCCGATGA
- a CDS encoding ABC transporter ATP-binding protein, giving the protein MIEAIGLTKRYGRRTAVEDLSFSVPTGGITGLLGPSGAGKTTALRMILGVSRPDAGWVRIDGRRYRELDRPLRKIGGVLEGPSVHPRRAVRAHLDWLAKTNGLPARRVAELLALTGLTGVRDRRAGELSSDELQRLGIASALVADPEILVVDEPGRGMQPAGVDWLHALLLRLGAEGRTILLTGSRLASMAALADRLVVISRGKLVTRCPTEEFLDSAGEATVRVLSPQRSMLAARLRGRGATVHEDLAGQSPALLVSGMPSAVVGELAEELGAAVHALSVHRQPPAEVLGWAGSPSPRNGSGLAGGWTAPFGRGNPHELRQPSVLVR; this is encoded by the coding sequence GTGATCGAGGCGATCGGATTGACCAAGCGCTACGGCAGACGTACCGCGGTCGAGGACCTGTCGTTTTCCGTGCCGACCGGCGGGATCACCGGTCTGTTGGGGCCCAGCGGCGCGGGTAAGACGACCGCGCTGCGCATGATCCTCGGGGTCTCCCGACCCGACGCGGGCTGGGTGCGCATCGACGGCAGGCGCTATCGCGAACTGGATCGGCCGCTGCGCAAGATCGGCGGTGTGCTGGAGGGGCCGTCGGTTCATCCGAGACGGGCGGTCCGGGCACATCTGGACTGGTTGGCCAAGACCAATGGACTGCCCGCCCGACGGGTGGCCGAACTCCTCGCCTTGACCGGTCTGACCGGGGTTCGCGATCGTCGCGCGGGTGAGCTGTCCTCGGACGAACTCCAGCGGCTCGGCATCGCCTCGGCATTGGTGGCCGATCCGGAGATCCTGGTGGTGGACGAGCCGGGACGGGGGATGCAGCCGGCCGGGGTCGACTGGCTGCACGCACTGTTGCTCCGGCTGGGCGCCGAGGGGCGCACGATCCTGCTGACCGGCAGCCGACTCGCTTCGATGGCGGCGCTCGCCGACCGGCTGGTGGTGATCAGCCGAGGGAAGCTGGTCACCCGATGCCCCACCGAGGAGTTCCTCGACAGCGCGGGTGAGGCCACCGTGCGGGTGCTCAGTCCGCAGCGGTCGATGTTGGCCGCCCGCCTGCGTGGCCGAGGAGCGACCGTCCACGAGGACCTGGCCGGACAGTCACCCGCGCTGTTGGTCTCGGGGATGCCCAGTGCGGTGGTCGGTGAGCTGGCGGAGGAACTCGGCGCGGCGGTGCACGCATTGTCGGTGCATCGGCAGCCGCCTGCCGAGGTGTTGGGGTGGGCCGGGTCGCCGTCGCCTCGGAACGGATCTGGGCTCGCAGGCGGGTGGACCGCGCCGTTCGGCCGGGGGAATCCACACGAGCTCCGGCAACCGAGCGTGTTGGTGCGCTGA
- a CDS encoding FAD-binding oxidoreductase has product MTANAVLSPEPPPRRSSSSGISATVRLIRDSYAHIEPHADEVARFFYGMLFSLAPQTRELFPVNMEVQRSRLLRALVHFVQMVDRPDDLLPFLRQLGRDHRKFGVVVSHYEAVGTALLSAIKKFAADIWTPKIELAWAEAYTIMATTMQQAADADENPAWWNAQVIDHRRLSWDLALVRVQPQHPVPYRAGQYVSVEVPQRPRLWRYMTPANAPAADGSIEFHIRAVDGGWVSRSIVGHTQYGDNWRIGPPMGRMSVDREQGRDVVMVAGGTGLAPMRAVIDELARYGENPRVHLFVGGRTLEDIYDLDNLHRLSITNPWLTIVPVVESGPPRSGVEQGTLADAVTRYGSWTEREVLVCGSPGMIRATVSRMLVAGTPLERIRYDPFTLD; this is encoded by the coding sequence ATGACAGCCAACGCCGTGCTTAGCCCTGAGCCCCCTCCCCGGCGCTCGTCGTCGTCGGGGATCAGTGCCACCGTGCGCCTGATCCGAGACAGCTACGCGCATATCGAGCCGCATGCCGACGAGGTCGCGAGATTCTTCTACGGGATGCTCTTCAGCCTCGCTCCGCAGACGCGGGAGCTGTTCCCGGTCAACATGGAGGTGCAGCGGAGCAGGCTGCTGCGTGCCCTGGTCCACTTCGTCCAGATGGTGGATCGCCCGGACGACCTGCTGCCCTTCCTCCGTCAGCTCGGCCGGGACCACCGCAAGTTCGGCGTGGTCGTCTCCCATTACGAGGCCGTCGGTACCGCCCTACTCTCCGCGATCAAGAAGTTCGCCGCCGACATCTGGACGCCGAAGATCGAACTGGCCTGGGCCGAGGCCTACACGATCATGGCCACCACGATGCAGCAGGCCGCCGATGCCGATGAGAACCCGGCCTGGTGGAACGCGCAGGTCATCGACCACCGACGGTTGTCCTGGGACCTCGCGCTGGTTCGGGTCCAGCCGCAGCATCCGGTGCCCTACCGCGCGGGTCAGTACGTCAGTGTCGAGGTGCCGCAACGGCCCCGACTGTGGCGATACATGACACCAGCGAACGCGCCTGCCGCCGATGGCTCCATCGAGTTCCACATCCGGGCCGTGGACGGCGGCTGGGTCAGCCGGTCGATCGTCGGACACACCCAGTACGGCGACAACTGGCGCATCGGGCCGCCGATGGGGCGGATGTCGGTGGACCGGGAGCAGGGTCGTGACGTGGTGATGGTCGCAGGCGGCACCGGATTGGCGCCGATGCGAGCCGTGATCGACGAACTCGCGCGCTACGGCGAGAACCCCCGGGTGCATCTGTTCGTCGGCGGTCGCACGCTGGAGGACATCTACGACCTGGACAACCTGCATCGGCTGAGCATCACCAACCCGTGGCTGACCATCGTGCCGGTGGTGGAGTCGGGTCCGCCGCGCTCCGGCGTCGAACAGGGCACGCTCGCCGATGCCGTCACCCGGTACGGATCCTGGACCGAGCGCGAGGTGTTGGTCTGTGGCTCGCCCGGCATGATCCGAGCCACCGTCTCGCGGATGCTCGTCGCAGGGACCCCGCTGGAGCGCATCCGCTACGACCCCTTCACGTTGGACTGA
- a CDS encoding nitric oxide synthase oxygenase, whose protein sequence is MITISIEQQRDIAARQTDRQTAEDFIRAFHEAHPRAGSLEARLARVRAEIQQTGTYRQLPAELAYGARIALRDSGWCGSGVPWWATRVRDLRNVQAASAVATQCFEHLRLAVDHGDVTPMITVFAPDTPTGPGPRIWNHQLVGYAGYADGDGRVLGDPRRVAFTNAARRLGWHPPVGRTRFDQLPLIVATAQEGPRVFSLPRDVVAEIPLEHPDFPWFVELGLRWYAVPVVSDMRLRIGGIEYPAAPFNTWFIGGTVGTRDLGAQDAYAMALPVALRMGLDTSTTSSGWWEWACAELDRAVVHSFDAAGIRLFEQDAEAAQRMAWLRAWHRPGDRLACYVRGR, encoded by the coding sequence GTGATCACCATCTCGATCGAGCAGCAACGAGACATCGCGGCGCGGCAGACCGATCGGCAGACTGCCGAGGACTTCATCCGCGCCTTCCACGAGGCACATCCGAGGGCGGGATCGTTGGAGGCCCGGCTGGCCAGAGTGCGGGCCGAGATCCAGCAGACCGGAACCTATCGACAGCTACCGGCGGAATTGGCCTATGGCGCGCGCATCGCGCTTCGGGACAGCGGTTGGTGCGGCAGCGGTGTTCCCTGGTGGGCGACGCGAGTCCGCGACCTGCGCAACGTGCAGGCGGCCTCGGCGGTGGCGACGCAATGCTTCGAGCATCTGCGACTCGCGGTCGACCACGGCGATGTCACACCGATGATCACGGTCTTCGCCCCGGACACACCGACAGGTCCCGGACCGAGGATCTGGAATCACCAGCTGGTCGGATACGCGGGCTATGCCGACGGCGATGGTCGGGTGCTGGGCGATCCGCGTCGGGTCGCGTTCACCAACGCGGCACGCAGGCTGGGCTGGCATCCGCCGGTCGGACGCACCCGCTTCGATCAGCTGCCCTTGATCGTGGCCACCGCGCAGGAGGGTCCTCGGGTGTTCTCACTGCCCAGGGACGTGGTGGCCGAGATTCCTCTGGAGCACCCGGATTTCCCGTGGTTCGTCGAGCTTGGTCTGCGCTGGTACGCGGTCCCGGTGGTCAGCGATATGCGCCTGCGTATCGGCGGCATCGAGTACCCCGCCGCCCCGTTCAACACCTGGTTCATCGGTGGGACGGTGGGGACCCGAGACCTCGGTGCCCAGGACGCCTATGCGATGGCGCTGCCGGTGGCCCTGCGGATGGGGTTGGACACCTCGACGACGAGCTCCGGCTGGTGGGAGTGGGCCTGCGCCGAACTGGATCGGGCCGTGGTGCATTCGTTCGACGCGGCCGGGATCAGGTTGTTCGAGCAGGATGCCGAGGCTGCGCAGCGGATGGCATGGCTGCGTGCCTGGCACCGGCCCGGGGATCGATTGGCCTGTTACGTGCGGGGTCGGTGA
- a CDS encoding pyridoxamine 5'-phosphate oxidase family protein, whose protein sequence is MIQQTLVPTGTAAADLLELELAEPVAGPGPRRFDNPVAPAGPPPNGFRPGWSPAAPPVRPAGPPAPQAPPQSRPGPEIGPQQHPMPGSSGEHVLQAAYGSEQRAQRFYRDQVLDRLNDMMIEFIGRMDMAFIASADAGGECDASLRAGPAGFIRVLDAYTVAYPEYRGNGVMASLGNISENPHVGILMVDFVQDLIGLHINGRARVAEDADLRAEHADLPSDFDRGRTPERWVVVSIEEAYIHCRKHIPRLAPVARDRAWGTDDTRRKGGDYFAAKGMPRPWSSPQPAPAAQGPAAQGGPAPQQAPVGPAASVAPAAPLLSGGLPYASGELPQPDANR, encoded by the coding sequence GTGATCCAGCAGACTCTGGTACCGACCGGCACCGCCGCAGCCGACTTGCTCGAACTCGAGCTGGCCGAGCCGGTCGCCGGTCCCGGTCCGCGACGGTTCGACAACCCCGTCGCACCGGCCGGTCCACCGCCGAACGGCTTCCGTCCGGGCTGGAGCCCCGCCGCGCCGCCCGTCCGCCCGGCCGGACCGCCCGCGCCGCAGGCACCCCCGCAGAGCAGACCTGGACCGGAGATCGGCCCCCAGCAGCATCCGATGCCGGGGTCGTCGGGCGAGCACGTGCTGCAGGCCGCCTACGGGAGCGAACAGCGCGCTCAGCGCTTCTACCGCGACCAAGTTCTAGACCGCCTCAACGACATGATGATCGAGTTCATCGGCCGGATGGACATGGCCTTCATCGCCTCCGCCGATGCTGGTGGTGAGTGTGACGCCTCGTTGCGTGCCGGACCCGCGGGCTTCATACGAGTGCTCGACGCGTACACCGTGGCCTACCCCGAGTATCGGGGCAATGGGGTGATGGCCAGTCTCGGCAATATCAGTGAGAACCCGCACGTCGGCATCCTCATGGTCGACTTCGTCCAGGACCTGATCGGCCTGCACATCAACGGCAGGGCACGCGTCGCCGAGGACGCCGATCTGCGGGCCGAACACGCAGACCTGCCCAGCGATTTCGACCGGGGCCGCACTCCGGAGCGGTGGGTGGTGGTGTCGATCGAGGAGGCATACATCCACTGCCGCAAGCACATCCCCCGGCTCGCGCCGGTCGCCAGGGATCGTGCGTGGGGCACTGACGACACCCGGCGCAAGGGCGGTGACTACTTCGCCGCCAAGGGGATGCCGAGGCCGTGGAGTTCGCCGCAGCCCGCCCCGGCGGCTCAGGGGCCTGCGGCTCAGGGGGGTCCGGCGCCGCAGCAGGCACCGGTGGG
- a CDS encoding response regulator: MTIRVLIADDQEMVRAGFSMILNAQPDIEVIADVPNGADALRYARELRPDVCLLDIRMPEIDGLEVTRRLAGPGVVDPLKVVIVTTFDLDEYVASALAGGASGFLLKDAGPALLVEAIKAAVRGDALVSPQITVRLLKHFNAPAKSTVRQPADALTDREVDVVREVARGCTNTEIGTELFMSLSTVKTHLAAVQQKLGVRNRVEIAAWAWRSGMMADD, encoded by the coding sequence ATGACGATCAGGGTGTTGATCGCCGACGACCAGGAGATGGTTCGCGCCGGTTTCTCGATGATTCTCAATGCTCAGCCCGACATCGAGGTGATCGCCGACGTCCCCAACGGCGCAGACGCCCTGCGCTACGCCCGCGAGCTCCGCCCGGACGTCTGCCTGCTGGATATCCGGATGCCGGAGATCGACGGCCTTGAGGTGACCCGCCGACTGGCCGGACCGGGCGTCGTCGACCCGCTCAAGGTCGTGATCGTGACGACCTTCGACCTCGATGAGTACGTCGCATCCGCCCTGGCGGGCGGGGCGAGCGGCTTCCTGCTCAAGGATGCGGGCCCCGCCCTGCTCGTGGAGGCGATCAAAGCAGCCGTGCGAGGCGATGCCCTGGTCTCACCGCAGATCACCGTGCGGCTGCTCAAGCATTTCAACGCGCCTGCCAAGTCCACGGTTCGCCAACCGGCGGATGCGTTGACCGATCGCGAGGTCGACGTGGTGCGCGAGGTGGCCAGGGGCTGCACGAACACCGAGATCGGCACCGAACTGTTCATGTCTCTGTCGACGGTGAAGACGCACCTGGCGGCCGTGCAACAGAAACTCGGCGTCCGCAACCGCGTCGAGATCGCCGCATGGGCCTGGCGGTCCGGGATGATGGCCGACGACTGA
- a CDS encoding sensor histidine kinase: MWKVIAGWTRRIPARYRALIRQQWPITLVLCATMMLQTGAVSSSFGYFIAIPYSFLFILIVALAPLRPFRAAIVASLLVVGTVTGGWLFVERSALIVGNGPVIIAALMALMAYAVRYLANRPARLAIAAIIIALEFGIAAGPLAELRHLGDFIKIMAMVQLLIGLATVPSVLAGLYFRGADRERDQRTEQEIREAQQEERMALARELHDVVAHHVTGIVVQSQAARIVADNDPAAVAKALELIEHSGTEALTAMRRLVGTMREGTRPGEEESATSQATMNLDADLRALVDRAYRSGIPARLDVVPGGDIPPEVGRSVLRLVQEAITNAGKHARNLTLVSAAVYRISEGLRVVVTDDGDGGVQEPIGGSGGYGLVGMRERVDLLGGEFSAGPGPQFGWRVEIFLPIETEETQAP, from the coding sequence ATGTGGAAGGTGATCGCGGGCTGGACTCGCCGGATACCCGCTCGGTACCGGGCCCTAATTCGACAACAGTGGCCGATCACGCTCGTGCTCTGCGCCACCATGATGCTGCAGACCGGCGCTGTCAGCAGCTCGTTCGGTTACTTCATCGCCATTCCCTATTCCTTCCTGTTCATCCTGATCGTGGCGCTGGCGCCATTGCGTCCGTTCCGGGCAGCGATAGTCGCTTCCCTGTTGGTGGTCGGCACCGTGACCGGCGGATGGCTGTTCGTCGAGCGGTCGGCGCTGATCGTGGGCAATGGGCCGGTGATCATTGCCGCGTTGATGGCCCTGATGGCCTACGCGGTGCGTTACCTGGCCAATCGGCCCGCTCGGTTGGCGATCGCAGCGATCATCATCGCGCTGGAATTCGGGATCGCGGCAGGGCCTCTCGCGGAGCTCCGGCACCTCGGCGATTTCATCAAGATAATGGCCATGGTGCAGCTCCTCATCGGGTTGGCCACGGTGCCATCGGTGCTTGCGGGTCTGTACTTCCGAGGCGCGGACCGGGAACGCGACCAGCGGACCGAACAGGAGATCCGCGAGGCACAACAAGAGGAGCGGATGGCCCTGGCCAGGGAATTGCACGACGTGGTCGCCCACCACGTGACCGGCATCGTCGTGCAGTCCCAGGCCGCCAGGATCGTCGCCGACAACGATCCCGCCGCCGTCGCCAAGGCACTGGAGCTGATCGAGCACAGCGGCACCGAGGCACTGACGGCGATGCGCCGCCTCGTCGGCACGATGCGCGAGGGAACCCGCCCCGGCGAGGAGGAGTCGGCGACCTCGCAGGCGACGATGAACCTCGACGCCGACCTGCGCGCGCTCGTCGATCGCGCCTACCGCAGCGGAATCCCCGCACGGCTGGACGTGGTGCCCGGCGGCGACATCCCGCCCGAGGTCGGCCGGTCGGTGCTGCGACTGGTGCAGGAGGCCATCACCAACGCGGGCAAACACGCGCGCAATCTGACCCTGGTATCGGCGGCGGTGTATCGAATCTCGGAAGGCCTCCGAGTTGTGGTCACCGACGACGGCGATGGCGGGGTGCAGGAACCCATCGGAGGCTCGGGTGGATACGGTCTCGTCGGGATGCGCGAGCGGGTGGATCTGCTCGGCGGCGAATTCAGCGCAGGACCCGGCCCGCAATTCGGTTGGCGGGTCGAGATCTTCCTGCCGATCGAGACCGAGGAGACACAAGCGCCATGA
- the trmB gene encoding tRNA (guanosine(46)-N7)-methyltransferase TrmB, which translates to MASTDQQAHHRTVVSYVRRGERMTAGQERAWQEHWGTLGLDLADWGGREQPIDEWFGRQAPLLLEIGSGMGETTAQLAAADPSINYLAIEVYKPGLAQLLMRAVELGATNLRALRGDAVDLLTSQLPAGSLSGARIFFPDPWPKSRHHKRRLIQPRFVALLCSRLAPGATLHLATDWADYADQMAEVCGAEPTLRNRYADEPGGWAPRPQWRPVTKFERRARAEGRVSRDLIYERRA; encoded by the coding sequence ATGGCATCCACTGATCAGCAGGCCCATCACCGCACGGTGGTGAGCTATGTGCGCCGAGGCGAGCGGATGACCGCGGGCCAGGAACGTGCCTGGCAGGAGCACTGGGGCACCCTCGGCCTCGACCTCGCCGACTGGGGCGGGCGCGAGCAGCCGATCGACGAGTGGTTCGGCAGGCAGGCGCCGTTGCTCTTGGAGATCGGCTCCGGGATGGGCGAGACCACCGCGCAGCTCGCCGCCGCGGACCCGTCGATCAACTACCTCGCCATCGAGGTGTACAAGCCGGGCCTGGCTCAACTGCTGATGCGTGCCGTCGAACTCGGCGCCACCAACCTCCGTGCGCTGCGCGGGGACGCCGTCGACCTGCTGACCTCGCAGCTGCCCGCAGGCTCGTTGAGCGGCGCGCGGATCTTCTTCCCGGACCCCTGGCCGAAGAGTCGCCATCACAAGCGCAGGCTGATCCAGCCCCGGTTCGTCGCCCTACTCTGTTCTCGACTGGCGCCGGGCGCGACGCTGCACCTGGCAACGGACTGGGCCGACTACGCCGACCAGATGGCCGAGGTCTGCGGCGCGGAGCCGACCCTGCGCAACCGCTATGCCGACGAGCCGGGCGGCTGGGCGCCGAGGCCGCAGTGGCGGCCGGTGACGAAGTTCGAGCGGCGAGCGCGTGCCGAGGGCCGGGTCTCCCGGGACCTGATCTACGAGCGCCGAGCCTGA